From Streptomyces sp. HUAS MG91, the proteins below share one genomic window:
- a CDS encoding histidine kinase, producing the protein MQWVLTLAVIVAGVWTIRPLGLSGRGLAVAALLLVNCVALAARNLPEAKVPPRLALIWLTCGVVAAAALIGVSRSGSSYLFAYFLVGHIGYRLPPRQALGLAALCSLLCGAVLYFRIGPGHNLLPWTLGLTTGGPVLMGIVNRTRQRAVQAVVEAAESAERAARAEAQAAVLTERGRIARDVHDVLAHSLAGINMQLELADALIDTGDLEQVRAANKKAHSMVKESLKQAQWTVHALREDSLPLLESLTAMTESSGHHDALTVTGTVREVPSRVTQNLLRIAQEALTNAARYAPGGEVRVELAFAAASTTLRIRNGPATRAVSAGVGSGMGLIGMRERVALLRGTITAGPVTDGPDQGGWQVEAVIPDE; encoded by the coding sequence GTGCAGTGGGTCCTGACCCTCGCCGTCATCGTCGCGGGGGTCTGGACGATCCGCCCGCTGGGCCTCAGCGGCCGCGGTCTCGCCGTCGCCGCCCTCCTCCTGGTCAACTGCGTCGCCCTCGCCGCCCGCAACCTGCCCGAGGCCAAGGTCCCGCCACGCCTCGCGCTGATCTGGCTGACCTGCGGCGTCGTCGCCGCGGCCGCACTGATCGGCGTCAGCCGCTCCGGCTCCAGCTACCTCTTCGCGTACTTCCTCGTCGGCCACATCGGCTACCGGCTCCCGCCCCGGCAGGCCCTCGGCCTCGCGGCGCTGTGCAGCCTGCTGTGCGGCGCAGTCCTGTACTTCCGCATCGGCCCCGGCCACAACCTCCTGCCCTGGACGCTCGGCCTCACCACCGGCGGCCCGGTGCTGATGGGCATCGTCAACCGCACCCGCCAGCGCGCCGTCCAGGCCGTGGTGGAGGCCGCCGAGTCCGCGGAGCGCGCCGCGCGCGCCGAGGCGCAGGCCGCCGTCCTCACCGAGCGCGGCCGGATCGCCCGCGACGTGCACGACGTCCTCGCCCACTCCCTGGCGGGCATCAACATGCAGCTGGAACTGGCCGACGCGCTCATCGACACCGGCGACCTGGAGCAGGTCCGCGCGGCGAACAAGAAGGCGCACAGCATGGTGAAGGAGAGCCTGAAACAGGCCCAGTGGACGGTGCACGCGCTCCGCGAGGACTCCCTGCCGCTGCTGGAGAGCCTGACCGCGATGACCGAGTCGTCCGGCCACCACGACGCCCTCACCGTCACCGGGACCGTCCGCGAGGTACCGTCCCGGGTCACCCAGAACCTGCTGCGCATCGCCCAGGAGGCGCTGACCAACGCGGCCCGGTACGCGCCCGGCGGCGAGGTCCGCGTGGAGCTGGCCTTCGCCGCGGCGTCGACGACACTGAGGATCCGCAACGGCCCGGCGACCCGTGCGGTGAGCGCGGGCGTCGGCAGCGGGATGGGACTGATCGGCATGCGGGAACGGGTCGCGCTGCTGCGTGGGACGATCACCGCGGGCCCGGTCACCGACGGACCGGACCAGGGCGGCTGGCAGGTGGAGGCAGTGATCCCCGATGAGTGA